A region of the Arachis hypogaea cultivar Tifrunner chromosome 15, arahy.Tifrunner.gnm2.J5K5, whole genome shotgun sequence genome:
ACCAGAAGCCAATGCTAATTGTATAAATAGACAGCATAAACAACTAAATAAGTACTTAAGTAGAACTTGTTAAATAGCCCAATGATCACAAGTGTTGTTTAAATTGTGGAAAATAAAGTTGGATAGGCCAAGAATGGAATTTTGACAATTTATGACGGTTAAATCAGTCCACAATCATTGTATCACCCTTTGGAAAAGCCTGTTTTTAAAAGCTTGCATTTTGATGATTATAAAATTAGGCTCAAAAAAGGTTAGCCTGGATGCCAAAAGCTGTAATGATAAGTTCAATTAAATAAACCCAAATACATCACCACACCacattttcttttttcctttttggatACAATGTTTAAATACATATTTAGGTAAAACAATTATTCAGAAAAATAGGTGAACCTAAATACACTGAAAATAAGCTCTTCCAAGCAAGACCATACTTCAGTGGGAATATCAGTCTTAATACCTGTATAGAGAATTGACCCTATATCAACAGCCTAACATCTTGGAAAATAAATCATTTCATGACCCAAATTCTTTCCTTGTAAAGATGCTTATATAATAGGTGTCCTAAGCATGCATATCAGATATGTTAAATGAGTAAGTCACTATATTAGTTAACCTGTCATCAGGAGCTTCAGCACCCTTATAACTTGATAATGTATTGACAAATGCCTGCATGGATTTTGCTATATTGCTGGGATCAAACTCATCAGTTTTTGAACCAGATGACGGACCCACATCCGGATTCTCTTTCCCTTTCCCCTTCTTTTTGTGTTTTGACTCATACAGTTCCATTTCCTTTTGTCTCTCCAGAAGGGCAGAGTCCAACTCTTCCTCTCCATTGTCAAGCCAGGAATCATCATCAGATGGAGGAACATCATGACCCTTGAAATCATCCACTGAATGCGGTAAAGCAAGAACTTCATCTATGCGCCTAACTGGAGCACTCATCAACTCACTGCAACAAATTTTCACCTCAGCAATGGCATAATAAAGAACTCCAACATATCAATGTCCAATCCTCCAATTCCAATGAcccaatcaaataaaattaaagatggaaaaaaacaacaacaacaacaacaaagctttCACATATTAGGTGGTTAAATGTTTCAAATAAACCAAGTTTGTAAACATGACTATTGAAACCTAAGTCCCTTTACTTGTTTCTTCAATAGTTTTTCCTGTACTTTCACGTATCTATAATGAATAAACTATTCCTCACATAGTCCACTCTTCTCATTGGAGACTGGAGAGTCTTCACATCTGATCTTCTAATATAAACAAACCCACCTATGACACAAAAACTCAATTTTAACGTAAACAGCTTTGTTGCAAACTCTAACTGGGTATCTACCTACATTACAGAGCACAATGTTAAATTAGTCCCCGCAAGTTTCTCGAAACATTACCTTTCTCTAGAGTGCAGAGAAGTGTTCATGTAATACTCCTCAGCACTCTTCAACAACCTCTGGTATTCACTGGAACCCGGAAGCAATCCTTGGAAGTAGCCAATCTCCTCCAAGCTCTTCCTAAACGCCTCCCATGTCCTCCCCCTCCCTTCCACCCCATCACGCTTCATTTGCTGATACATCATCTCAAACCCACACGCTATCTTCATTCCAAGTTCTGCCTCGAAAAACGCCTCCCTCTCGCCTGGCGGCGGCGCAGCCGGGTACACCTTGGGCGCCCTGAACGTCTGCCTCACTAATTGGGCGTACATCGCCCTCGACATCCTCACGGAGACAGTAACCAACTCCTCCTCCTTCCCTCTCGGCAAGAACCTCTCCATCCTCGCCGCGAATTTCATCGAGTCGACATCCCTATCGTAGAACCCCTCCACAGCCAGCGAAATCAAGCAAGGCTCGTGCTTCAGAACCTGCGCAACGGACACAGGAACCCTAACCCTAACAGTATGCATGTTCTTCATAGCCTTCTCAGGGTAACCAGATATCCGATTCTTCACCGCGAGCTGAATTGGCTCTGAAGCAAGCGATTCGTTGGGAGAATTGATAAGGAATTTGAGTGAATCGATGAGTGAGGGGTTCGGGATGCGGGTTTTGGGGACAATATGGAGATTACCGTTACGGAGGAAGAGACGGTTGAGGGCAGTTTCGGGATTTAGCCATCGGGGGAGGTGGAATGCGGCTTCGATGAGGAGGAACTCGCCATCGGAGTCCCAGAGGCGGATTGAGAGATTGGGAAAGCGAAGGGAGGTGTGGAAGAGGAGGAAGACGAGGAACCACTCGTCGTCGAGGTTGTCGCCGTAGCGGAGGTGGCCATGAAGGTGGGGGAGGGTGGTGGCGGAGGGAGAGGGGCAGGGGCAGGTAGGGTTTGGAGGGATGGAGAGGGAGAGAGTAAAGGGTTGATGCTGCCATATGTAGTGGTTGGTGAAGGGAGAAAGGGTTTGGAGGATTTGGAGGTGGAGGGATTGGAGGGCGGTTGGGGTGGTGGTGGAGTTGAGAATGAGGGAGTCAAGGTAGATGGAATAGAAAACGGTGTCGTGTGGCGGGTGGTGTTTTTGGTTGAAGATGGATGAAGGAGGTGACTCAGTTGATGATTCCATTCTTGTCTTGTGTTGAGCTTAGCTTTCACTTTCACTGCTCATTCTACTCTATTCTATTGCAGTATTGCTAATTTCTTCAGTTTTCTCCTTCTCGAGGGAAACCGTAAACCCttctactgtttttttttttttttttggacaagggCCATAACCCTTCTACTGTTCAAACTTTAAACCGTCTTTCAATTGTTGGGCTAATAGCCTTGCTTTGCGTTTTTATATTGTTTTGGGCTGCATTCTTATTTTTGTATACTGGGCCGAATTGGGCCGCATTCTTTATTCGTACATTTCATCATGTAAATTTGGGTTAATTCAATCCAATTGATCCAGAATTACTAATGTCGTTTCTGAGATTGCACTATTAACGTTTCTATGATTGATTTTCAGGCCCCAtattagttttcttttatttttatattttttactgtatccgttattatttttatataaaaatttaccgttagccaataaattatggagaccactttaataaagatattaaaaatgtcttttttaagatatttatatGTGTCATATTATTATTGGACGTTTTATTAAaccggttaataatttattttttaataaagcaGAACAAAATTggtttattatagcaacaataaaaaatctaatgtctgcattataattattagacctgGTTTGATTTGATTGAAATACACAATCTAAAccgaatattttttaatttttttttataaaaagacaaatatattccTGACCTTTTGTTTTGAGGACATTTAaattcctaaaattttaaaaatacaattaaattttttaaaaaaattagatttattgttattgttataaaaaaatcggttttattctaatttgttaagaaattcaaaaataattagtCCAATAATAATGCGACACATAAGCATCTTTACAAAAAGTCATTTTATGCGTCTTTATAGGATATTCTCCATAAATTATtgtatgtataaaataaaatttaaacctcTAATTCTTATTTAAAGGAATGAGTAAACTAACTAATAGGTCAACCTAAATTGATTAATACCATATTAGTTCTTTGACCTCTTCCATGCAGGACACAAGTGAACGACATCATTTTGTTTTTACACCCAATGAAAACAAATGCGGTATTATTGTGTTATATCTGGATTCTGGATATAAAACAGTTTGCATACACAAGCTTTTGTTATAATAGAGATAGAGATATTAGTATATGTAACGTGGATATATATAACAATGTGGAAGATGTTTAGTGCATATAATTTTGTTTTCCAGAAATACTTTTCATGATATAAATCTCCTCTAGTTTAAAGAGAGACCAAGACAAAGCTcctctaatttttcttttgttgaacTAAGATGTATATTATTTCATCGTttaatagaatatagaatatatgaATTACAAATGGCAATAGTTTTAGTCACTGTTAAGCACCCTTATGAGTTATGACTTCATTGTTTATATAATCCAAATGCATTTTTAATCAATTTCTGATCTTGTAATAGAGCTAACAGTTGTCCACTTCACTTCAGTTCAGATCATATATACGTTTGGTTTATCACTTTATTGTTAGCAGTGTCGGTGAAGATGGTACCCTTGAATTTGTACCctattttctttcatttataATTTCTCTTTGTAATATATGATGTTTCGTGTCTATCCAAgcaaaattgcattaaagtaaaataattaataatgtaatgtatgtaaatattaacaagggattttttttttttttgggttctgCTTAATGTATTTTGTTGTTCTGTTTGCTATGTCTTCAACTTTTCATTCACAAATTCTTCCCAGTTATAATATTGTAagttgattgatgattttcacaTCCCACGTTGATGCTTAGTATGTAAGTTAATATACACTTTACACAGTAGCAATACTTTATTTTGTACctcttttaattaatttggtgGATCACTTTATTAAGACAATCTTATCTCTTAAACCAAAAAAGtctctaaatttaattatttctgtCTAAGAATAAGGCAAGCAAAATCTTTAGCTTGAATTCAAATGTGACACAATGTCTTGACTTTTCATTACAAAGTTTGCaatgaaaaaaattagttaatttgaAGAAGAACAATGGAAGCAGTGGC
Encoded here:
- the LOC112747334 gene encoding protein ecdysoneless homolog, with translation MESSTESPPSSIFNQKHHPPHDTVFYSIYLDSLILNSTTTPTALQSLHLQILQTLSPFTNHYIWQHQPFTLSLSIPPNPTCPCPSPSATTLPHLHGHLRYGDNLDDEWFLVFLLFHTSLRFPNLSIRLWDSDGEFLLIEAAFHLPRWLNPETALNRLFLRNGNLHIVPKTRIPNPSLIDSLKFLINSPNESLASEPIQLAVKNRISGYPEKAMKNMHTVRVRVPVSVAQVLKHEPCLISLAVEGFYDRDVDSMKFAARMERFLPRGKEEELVTVSVRMSRAMYAQLVRQTFRAPKVYPAAPPPGEREAFFEAELGMKIACGFEMMYQQMKRDGVEGRGRTWEAFRKSLEEIGYFQGLLPGSSEYQRLLKSAEEYYMNTSLHSRESELMSAPVRRIDEVLALPHSVDDFKGHDVPPSDDDSWLDNGEEELDSALLERQKEMELYESKHKKKGKGKENPDVGPSSGSKTDEFDPSNIAKSMQAFVNTLSSYKGAEAPDDRNREVDLDVDQFIKDMESIMRCPGGETANSNVEEGSSSDLDFDDSDESDMDESGEDNKDDMDAFMHSYSDVMNEQLKSTTLHRSFVRAKEQIPKKDEGTSAATEDMDEDFSPVDVDVNLVKSFLDSFSSQQGLPGPASNLLGLMGVQFPQDANKKGK